ACGTAGAATCATGTACAATTTGTTCGACCGCGCAGGTGAGTATGGGGTCAAAAGAACGCCTCTCTTCTGCTTCACTCCTGGATTTTGGTGCCGAAGGAAGGTGCAACGGGTAAGTGAAAATATCGGACACGGGCATAATATCGGAAATCACAAAATTGATGCTGGATGAACGATGGATGTGTTTGATGTTAAAAGGTGCCCTCGTCGAACGGAGAGTCAAATTCCTTTATTCCCGGAGAAGAAACGAATCGTGACGTAGAACCCGTGGTACGGGAGATGAAAGGAAGGGAGGCTATCAGAATAGTTGACCTCTACAAGTCCTACCAAAAATGTCGGAAGCCTGAGGTAAAGGCTGTGAACGGAATAAACTTGACGATCTACGAGGGTCAGATCACGGCTATCTTAGGTCACAACGGTGCAGGTAAGACGACGCTGTTCAACATTCTGACCGGGTTGACCGCGCCGTCCGGTGGCACAGCATTGATCTTTGGCTATGACGTGAGGGATCACAACGACATGCAGATGATTCGAAGTATGACCGGAGTCTGTCCGCAGCATGACATTCTTTTCGACCTATTGACGCCGAGGGAACATTTGGAGTTCTTCGCAGCTGTACGAGGGATACCACGGGCGATGATCGATGTTGAGGTGGGTGAGAATTTCATTCTCtcggaaagattttcgaatacCTCATGCTTCGTGCGCGTAAGCAAGAGATTCTGGTTTTCAGGTGAATAAGACGCTCAAAGACATCGACTTGACTGAGAAGGCGGACGCTTTTGCCAAATACCTGAGTGGTGGACAAAAGCGCAAGTTATCCGTAGGGATCGCCATTATAGGCGATCCGAAGATAATAATTCTAGACGAACCTACGGCGGGAGTCGATCCCTACTCGCGACGTCAAATGTGGTCCTTCCTCCAGTCGAGACGCCATGGTAAGGTGATCCTGCTGACCACACATTTTATGGACGAAGCTGACATTCTGGCGGACAGGAAAGCCGTCATTAGCAAGGGAAAGTTGCGATGCTGCGGAAGTTCACTCTTCCTGAAGAATAAATTCGGGATCGGATATCATCTGACGTGAGTTTGGTTCGGGTTGTGATTAATTTTAGCTTTCTTCGTCATGCGTTTGCCATTATTTTAACGTTTCAGGCTAGTACTAGAGGGAAATCCTCGGGAGCATGCAATAACACGTCTCGTGTCATCCCACGTATCCAAAGCGGAAAAAGCGCGACGCCATGGCCGCGAGCTTAGCTTCATACTTCCTCATAATTCTGTTGAGAACTTCGCTCCATTATTTTCAGCCATTGAGCAGGAAATTAAAACGAAGAGTAGCAGACTTGGAATCAGCAGTTATGGCGTTTCGATGACGACGTTAGAAGAGGTTTTCCTTCACTTAGAAAAGGACGAAGAAACCGAATGCACGATGGATAActtgtcgaaaaaaatggtCCGGAATCGAGCTTTGAGCAGGTCTCTGTCGCTACAGTCGAAAAGCACTTCATACCAAAGTTTACAAAATGAGGGAGCAACCATTCAAGCTGATGGCCAGGTCAAAGGTCTGGatcagccttttttttttactttttcttgcCTGTTATCTTTCTGAGCCTCGTTCGTGActggtttttctttcagctGCAGGCGACCTTCCCGACAGAGTgcataacgataaaaatccagTTATACTGGGATTAGGATTAGATCCCATCAAGACTCGGCCAAACTTTTGTCAGATATTAAAAGCAATGCTGCGATTGAGGCTACTCAGGTTGTTCCGAAATATCCAGCTTCTTTACTTTACAATTGTTGCTCCGCTGGCTCTCGTTGCGCTCGCCCTTTACATCAACAGTATCCAAACGGTTGATATTAAGATGCAGTCTCTTCAGCTGAATCCCGGTAAGAGAAGTATTTGGATTCAGTGATTTCCGATAATTTATCGAACTGCTAAccggtgtattttttttctacagaaaCGTACGGTGAGGAAACGAGGATTCTTTACACAAACAATACCGACGTTAACATTTCTTCCCTAATGAATTACATAAATACGCGGGACGCAGTAGAGGTCAACGAGTATGATGGGAATTTTGTTGAGCTGCTACACGCTGCACCAAGTATGGCAGCCTTCAATGTAAATGCGTACAACTTTACAAATCTTAATCTCACGATGATGTACAACGACACGATGCAACATTCGCTCCCCATTTTGGTTAACCTAATTTCTAAAGCAATGTACAGGTGAGCAGGATCCGATGTATCGTAATTACGAAGTATTTTTCACGAGTAGTAAGCTTAAAACGAAGAACTTGTATGTTTCCCCATATTGAAATTACATGACAAATTTACCGGATCCAGTCGAGTACCCGTCGTAAGTGTCCCCCAATAAGCCTCTTCTCCTCATTCAGCAATAACTAACAACTTCCCCCGCTCAACGACTCTTTTTTGCTTCGTGCTGGACCACCCCGTGTAAGCTTCCGTCAAAAGTGTTGACATGTAACTATAATTATTCAGATATACACAAGCAAACTGCCAATATCCCATAGAATTATGCGATGagatgaaatttatcatcattataacTAGCAATTTACAGTCCCTATGTGACTATCGAGAATAAGAAATTATGATTAAATAAACTTCgtctcaaagatttttttactCGCCATTGAACGATTGATCtcttgttgaaaatttatttcaccatTGCATGTGTGAACGAATTACAAAAACGTTTGACAACGCAAATACAGCGTTGAaatgtaatgtaatgtaaCATGTTTATACGGGGGGCCGAGCGAGAAAACTAACCTCGCGGGAGAGGGGATGCTAAAATTCCTAGGAACAATTCTTCTTCAGCCTTTAGGCTGGGCCGCCTATGACGAGTACTCGACTGTAATACAACCCGAGAGTTTATTCTAATTGCGTTTAGAAGTAGCCGTATACGAAATAACAGTTCGCAGCGATATCTACCTTCTGATTAATCTTGTtccaatgtacgtacgtacgtacgtacgtacgtacgtacgtacatacatacatacatgcagCTTTCTACGCGAAATCTGACGGTTTCGAaaacttgatttttcttcccacCGGGCGGAAAGCGGCATTTTTCGTCCCGCTGCGCGAAACTAAGTTGCCGCTTTTCACCTCcgttgaggagaaaaattgtataaacACCATGGGCTGCCCTGGGTGTGTAATAGCTGTACTATTTTgattccctcaatttttttatattttttattacccaTCGGGAGACCATGTTTGGCAAATTTTTAGGGTTTTTTTGATTACTGGttccaaaaatataaaatttttcaaatatatggGTTTTTTGCCCATAACTTCgctaataattttccaaatcgaTCTTTGTTTTTGCAAAATCTTCGGTTTTCCATGTACTTTTCAgaaaagaatacaaaaaaaattattcgaagttTTTTATATGTGGTTTTTGAGTTTTACACATTAAATCTTGTTTTTCAATGCGAGTTTCAAtgcctatttttattttgtttgaaaattttttattacaaagttctcttattttaacaattttagaGACCAGTCCGTTCGTGGGAATTCCATAATTGCTgttttttgtgcttttttcgattttttccgacttttttgaattaaagaaaaaaaaaaataaataataaataattgttgatTTCACCTCTCTATTAGACATAGAGAAATGTGGAAGTAGACTCAGGTAACTAAGAATTGGTATCTATGACAATCTGTAGAAATTTATGTAAATTTCTTGTTCATAAGTTGTTATGGATACCCATTCATAGGTATTTATAATCACACACTTCTCCACACTTTTTTATTTGTGTGTATTTCCACACTTTTTTACGTATAACTAGGGGCTTCGCCCCTGCGCGCGCGCCAACCCCGCTCGGCGCTTCGCGCCTCATGCTCGGGTTTCGCGCTCGCTTTGTCGTAATgaattccatttctttttgaaGAAGATTTCTTATGCAAGAGCAAACCTATGTTTGCTCTGGCAGTCTCGAAATTTGAAGCAACATTTGATGTTCGCATAGTtcagatcgatcaatcaaaaggcaaattttgaatattacTGATCTTTCATatgttatttttgaaattgtgAATAATGCAGTACATAACCGTTATGAGTTTAAtcctaattatttttactacatatttttctaatttttttatttatttatcttctttgataatttataagtgaacattattttcttttatttcttattctttcttctttttatatttttctgctctccattttccttcatttcttatatttttcattctttcttctcttcttatttttttcttttccttcttcctctatttctttcttcacctCCACTTTCACCtccgtttctttctcttcctctctctatTCCACGAGTTCCGCCCGCTCGCATAGCATGAAATTCCATCCGTCgtctgtaattttattttcgtaatttgaaatttccacTATCAGACCAGGTAACGTTCATAATGACGCGGATTTATATAATGTTTTATCCGTCAAGATTTGCATTCTTACGATATCTTTATACTTATAGGTTGTTCAAAATTGTATTACCTTCGATCGTTAGCGTCTgatcaaaaaaatctcaaaattttccaagaaaGGGTTCCCGATGGGTACTGATAAATAtcagaaaactgaaaaaatcaataaatgaagACCTTGATACTGTCCGATTCCGCGTGGGGAGGCCCACATCTACTCGTTGAATGTCCATAAAAATACGTACTCACTCAATCGTTATGGGCAAATCCATTACTTTTCAATCAAAGTGCGCGGGCGTGGTTCAGCGATTTGGTTGCCGATTTTCTCTTTGAAAGTAGGTTCCGAAAGAAGGTGATCCTTcagctcattcgaatttcagCTCGTTTCGACGAAATCCACTAGCTGTGCAATAGTTTGAAGTGTCAAAGAAGTCAATTTTcgagtaattttcaaattaaatatcTCGGCTCCCCTATAACTCAGAGATTTGCAGGATGCGGCATTTCCCTCTGCCAACTTCGtatttcgaagagaaaaataaatcaacattCTTTACCTCGAAAACTGTAGATCCGGGAGCGTTTCAAAAATAGTCAAAATTTCGCTAAAACAGTGGTTCAGTTAAAAACTCGCAGCCAAGGCGGATTCGGGTGTGgaatattgatttatttttttcttggaaATACGAAGTTGGCAGAGGGAAATGCCGCATCCTGCAAATCTCTGAATTATATGAGAGCCGAGATGACTTTAAAATTACTCGAAAATCGACTTCTCTGAAAGTTCAAACGATTCTACAGCTACTGAATTTCGTCAAATCGAGCTGATACTTGGAGGATCACCTTCTTTCGGAACCTATTTTCGAATTGACAACCAAATCGCCGAACCACGCCCGCACACTTTGGTCGAAAAGTAATGGATCTGACCTCATTCTTTTCATATTGTACTTTTCATAATATGTATAGAAgcttttggtgttttttttttttgttcttgattGTCCACTTTGTACGTCTCGCACGATTTTGAATGCTGTTATTTCCTTTTCCGAACCCTTGAACAATGTTCCAGCGGGAAACACGGGAATCTTCGTAAGCCTATTGAACAAGACTGTTCGTTAAAACAGTGATAGTTTAGCGAATCACAAATCTTTGGGACACAAGCTGAGCTGATTCGGGATGTCTCAGTCCTACTTACAAGTAGTGTCTATTACAATTCTCAGCTACTAACTTTGCCCCCTCTCATCACTGTCGAGAACTTTGTCTGTTATTGAATAAATCTAatcaaaaatttgtattttcaattaGATTGTTCACCAACGACAACGACCCTCGACCCATTGAGGTCAAGACACATCCGTTTCAACAAACTTCTCAACCTCAAGAGTTCAACATAGGCACTGGAAGTTCGGCCCTCTTTATCGGAATGATATTTGTGCTGATACCCATAATACTTGCCGTTGATATGGTGTACGATAGAGAGGTGGGtacagaattttgaaattcacaaTTCATCTCGATCTCAACGTATGtgataaaaatccaaaatatTACGCGGCAAATTtagatgatttatttatttatgagaACTGTTTTGTCTGTTTACATGAATTTTCCTTCGTGAGCCGAAACCCCACCTACGTCCTCAAAGTAAGCCCCGTTTTCTTGAATTCCAGATAAAGGCAAAGAATCAGCTCCGGGTAAACGGGCTTTCTTTCTCGATGTACTTTCTAACGTACTTCATTGTCCTCGTGGGATTGATGGCGTTCATCAGTCTCTGCATCCTaggaataatatttatattcaatgtCCCGTCTCTTCAGGAACCACCTGCGCTAATAACCTTAGCTGTTTTGTTAATGCTTTACTGCCCCTCCTCCATTCTTTTCTCCTCATGCCTAAGTtatattttcgataaaatggattCCGCTCAAAGTATTCTACCGAATATAGTGACGATCCTCGGAATGGTACCTTTCCTTCTTGTCATGGGACTCGACATGTTGGGGCTGGGTGAGTCTTGCTGAATCTTTTTAAACGCTGCTGTCGAAGAGGCTGAatgcttttttctcttgtgGTTTCTGTATGATTTCATATTTAtgttaattatttccaaaGGTGGAACAGCGGCTTTCGCTTTGCACGTTGTTCTATCTCTCCTGAACACGATGTACGTTCCGTACGCGGCTGTTTATTATGTGGATCGTGTCCACCTGATGTGTTCGATAAACGCAGCGTGTCATCACCTAACCATGTCAGATTATTTTACGACGGAAATCATACTGATGGCCGTCGGTGTCATACTCCACATACCGATTTGGTtcatcgttttaattttattggaCGTCAAAAAGACCGGTGGAAACGTTGGTGACGCCCTCAAATACTTTCTGGTCAGTCCTACTCTTTGTTTAATCATTCGCAAGTCTTCGCCGTCAGCTAAATTGCATtactcgaaattattttctgtaGCGTAACGGGGGATCGATAGGTGAGGAAATAATGGAGAACTCGGACGTCGGTGAACACGAAGATGCTGACGTGAAAATGGAAAGGCAAAGAGTCTTCAACTTGATGGCTTCTTCCGTCCAAGAGCCACCCGTCGTAATGGTCCAGGTGAGTTGATTTTACAGCTGGAAATGGTCAGATTCTGGATGCTGCTGATTCAGGTGACCTACTACCACTTGTGTTCGCATCactctatcaattttttcagaatttgcgCAAAGAGTACCGAAACCGTGGAGTTGGTTCGTGTAACTGCTGTACGAAAAGGGAGGAAGAGCAGCCAGCACCAAAAAGAAAGGTGGCGGTACGCAATCTTTCATTGGCTGTTGAGCCCGGCGAAGTATTCGGTTTACTCGGACACAATGGTGCCGGTAAAACGactacgatgaaaataatcatcgcTGAAGAAGCGGCGAGCAGAGGACGGGTTCAAATAGGAGGTAGTAATATAACGTCACAAATGACAGAGGCCTTCCGACAAATGGGTTATTGTCCGCAACATGATGCCCAATGGAAGAACATCACTGTCAGAGAACACCTCGAATGTTACGCTGCGATACGTGGAGTACCGTCTAGCGACATCGGCAGGTAAGTCGTCAGGTGGCcacagatttatttatttttttgatacatgaAATTGCAGCGTACTAAAAACGTGTCTTTCGTGCAGAATTGTGGATCTCTACCTGTCGGGTCTTCAAATCCACGAGCACGCTGATAAACAGTCACAGGAGTGTTCGGGTGGTACAAGAAGAAAGTTGAGTTTTGCAATGGCTATGGTTGGTGGTCCAAAGGTTGTCCTAATGGACGAACCAAGTACAGGAATGGATCCACGTTCGAAGAGGTTTCTCTGGGACACAATCCTAGCAAGCTTCCAGGTTGATatagaaatcaaatttcaaatatgtCTTTGTATTTAAAGCGTACAACGAGAATTGTGGCTTTCGGTTGCACAGGGTGGTAGAGGGGCGATTCTGACTACCCACTCGATGGAAGAGGCGGACGCCTTATGCTCTCGAGTGGGTATAATGGTGAAGGGTGAACTTCGTTGCATAGGATCGACGCAGCACCTAAAAAATCTCTACGGCGCTGGTTACACCTTGGAGATGAAACTCCTCGGAGGTGATTGCACACCAACCACTCCTTCTGGTGACCGTATTTCAGGACTCAAAGATTTTGTTGCCGATCTCTTCCCCGATGCTACTCTTGAAGAAAGTTTCGCAGACCGACTTGTATTCGGCGTTCCACAACACGCTGTTCGATCTTTGGCCGAATGCTTTACTCAACTAGAAAAAggtgagaaaatattcgataacaatttataaattttgttcagTCTTACAAAGTTGTTTCAACATTCATTCAAATCAAATGCAAACAACGAGATTCCACCCAACTATGAATCACTCATGCATCGGCATTAAAAATAGTTCATCTGGTTAGCTTGTCCAGTGTCGTTTCAACAGAATCTTCTATTTAAACTTATCGTTCATATTCAGCGATTCtagttctcattttctcatttgCTAACGATCATTCCCAATTTTAACTGAAACTTGGATTAATTTCATGCAATAGCAAAAATCGAATTGGATATCGAGGAGTACAGCTTCAGCCAGACCACTTTGGAacaagtatttttgaaattttctcactaCGACGAAGTGAACGGAAGCGAATAATATGGACGAAATATTAGTGTTtcaaatgataatgaaaataaattacgaaaTAGTCGCactatatgtaataataaaacaacaataataataataatcaagataacatttataataataataatagtcactaataataataataacattaaggaggagaaggagaaacagaaacagaaaaaatagaaataataatcataccgataatgttatttataatgataattttcaataacaataatatgagtaaaaatgataaatagtCATGCTAATATCagcttttattatttattgatacaGTAATAAAAATCACGAAGAAACTAATCCGATCACCGATCGCATGTGCGCCATCAGATCGTTTACcggttaaattttcaaatggttTGCTAGAAAGTCACGCGAGCGGAGCTTGGGACCATAGAGCAGATAGCAGATGTTCGACGATACATGAAAAACAAATAGTTTATacattacacatatataaatatgaaatagcGTAATAATTGAAAGGATTACATGTACAGGTGGCAAGGGATACCAGCGTTCAATAAAATGTATTGAAAGTAAACTAatgtaaaaaaggaaaaagatagaaaatgatCTTGCAAAAACATATGAGAAATCAGGGTACTTCAGTATGGTATCGATACAagctaaaaaatcaatgaagtTCCGCGGCATCACTtatcataaataataatccgaTTGCGATCAAATTATCGTCAGTCTTTATCGAATTGAGTTGAGATTTTCTTAGAAAATTACGATCATGACTATAACAACAACAGCACcgtcaacaacaacaacacaacaacaacaacaacaacacaacaacaacaacaacaacgacaacaacaatgagaataataataagcaTATACCCATATACACATAAATCTAACGGAATTTTAGTTGGGTCTAACCCTTCGCCATTTCTAATTCggtcgaaaaagttttcggTGGTATAAGTAGCACCATTTAAACATCCctatttccattatttttctgttACGAATAGTTTGCAAGTTATGATCGTTCAAAGTACCAAAGAAACTTGATCCGTTAAAAtttctagaaaaattttctatcgtatgtttcatttcaatattaatatttaagaTAGTCAGTTGACCATTTTATCATAAAACCATTTTTtcccattaaattttttttcgtaatttttttggcacgtcgataattttttatcatcaatcATCAACGTCGGgatatttgaagaattttaaagTCTCAAAAAAATGGTCCCATATCTGATcttatcttattgttagaatgaaaaatgtgaattattttcaaaattttcaaatgtgtaGATTTTTTAGAACTTcgaataattgtaaatcaCAAACTGTTGAAAATGATCTAGGGTTGTTTCGGAGGTGTTACTATCGCTAAATAATTGTTCaagtatattgaaaataacaatgaaattCAGATCATATTCAATTTTGACTGTactaattaaaagaaaaataaattaaatcacAATATCAGAAATCGAGACACAAAAATGATAGACGATGTCTGTCGCAATGTTTTAACAGTCGCGTGTTGTTTACGATTTATATACATCCAGGTCGAGAGCTCAGAATGAGAAAGATGTAGCTTAGAAAAAACTCACGGATGCTGCCGGAAGGACGTCAAACGCCGaacaataatttgaatcggaaaatttcaaagaatttgttttttgcatATTTCATCTGACTCTGAAAACTGGTTGAAAGTCAAAAAAGTGAGTGTCACGCTCTTCTAGTTCTGAGCCCTCGTTTTTATAAGtatcttacaatttttctatttcttttcgtaTGTAATACGAATTGAATATTCTATATTCAGTCTTTATGATGATACATGCAATGTACAGCACATCACATAcatgatgattattttggtgcCATTAATACAGAAAATTGTAGTCAAGGTCatctaggaatttgaatgaaaagtgagagaattaagaaaaaacaagataacgattgaaaaaaataaatgtgcaTGTATCGTAGAATCCAAAGCTTCAactgtattatgtatatgcgACTGAAATTTTCGAGATGGTAATCATTGAACTGAAAATGGTCTAGCGGTAGTCATGTTGCAGGCTAAACGAATTAAACCAAGATGATTCATTACTAGATACCTTATTTAGTGTATAGGGTACACATATGGGGTATTCCGTGTCAAGTCGACCTAGACGTGAACTTcactattttgaaaaaaatttccggtaAATATGTTACAGATTGTCACCAGCAATAAGAAACTCCAAAAACCCCGTCAAATATGTTTTTCTATCACCATTGGTTTAGCTGttgtcaattttatcatatggcaaaaattgaaaaaaaaaaccgtaatcAAATCACCTGAGATTTGTGATTTTGGCTCCCCACCCAAATTaagtgaaaatttgattgaataaattttgaaatccatcaattttttaatttgcaaaaattaaaaaaaaaaaaaaattaagaggaaGGATTGAAAACAAAGTATCATACGTTTTTAGAGAGTAAAATACGGAGTCGATGATGGATTtcaatatttacaaaattaaatttgacCCC
This region of Athalia rosae chromosome 7, iyAthRosa1.1, whole genome shotgun sequence genomic DNA includes:
- the LOC105693976 gene encoding cholesterol transporter ABCA5-like isoform X1, producing MYEFFQVSSGFSVFPISGGTLRDKRGNTSLQHIHINQEKRDSLTMGSFGVYMSQLRAMLTRNLLLKKRDKRKTTAEIILPLYTLGILIIVKVLIPNPNYPAMTTPRENGDVLEYFNPMRNHTIAVVPNSTETLNFLHAMNTLWLSMWDTPSKLPLNFMVFDTKDDLQAAYWRDPYSVPLAVIFENPSPISERLEYEIRTNPSYLSTPSPTEMYSSPVTCRKDTNHWMGGVLSIETGGSCPVTNYYYSGFIALQMLLDVTKIRLRSERNDITIPTIKLEMFPKEAYTANWILYFRVVIPLYMVLALSQFITYLLILIVGEKENKIKEGMKIMGLKDSVFWLSWFIIYAVFVLLLSAVAVVLLFTLQMFQHTHFLPIFLLVVLYSFSVIMFGFMITPFFDKSRTAGVLGNFAVTILSLMYFIQVFVDDSSSIAFWVASLISPSGVALAMDKALVLDLQGQGVNFDNLWSGPGIPFGGSLIMMTLDIFLYSLLAYYLDSVVPSEYGVKRTPLFCFTPGFWCRRKVQRVPSSNGESNSFIPGEETNRDVEPVVREMKGREAIRIVDLYKSYQKCRKPEVKAVNGINLTIYEGQITAILGHNGAGKTTLFNILTGLTAPSGGTALIFGYDVRDHNDMQMIRSMTGVCPQHDILFDLLTPREHLEFFAAVRGIPRAMIDVEVNKTLKDIDLTEKADAFAKYLSGGQKRKLSVGIAIIGDPKIIILDEPTAGVDPYSRRQMWSFLQSRRHGKVILLTTHFMDEADILADRKAVISKGKLRCCGSSLFLKNKFGIGYHLTLVLEGNPREHAITRLVSSHVSKAEKARRHGRELSFILPHNSVENFAPLFSAIEQEIKTKSSRLGISSYGVSMTTLEEVFLHLEKDEETECTMDNLSKKMVRNRALSRSLSLQSKSTSYQSLQNEGATIQADGQVKAAGDLPDRVHNDKNPVILGLGLDPIKTRPNFCQILKAMLRLRLLRLFRNIQLLYFTIVAPLALVALALYINSIQTVDIKMQSLQLNPETYGEETRILYTNNTDVNISSLMNYINTRDAVEVNEYDGNFVELLHAAPSMAAFNVNAYNFTNLNLTMMYNDTMQHSLPILVNLISKAMYRLFTNDNDPRPIEVKTHPFQQTSQPQEFNIGTGSSALFIGMIFVLIPIILAVDMVYDREIKAKNQLRVNGLSFSMYFLTYFIVLVGLMAFISLCILGIIFIFNVPSLQEPPALITLAVLLMLYCPSSILFSSCLSYIFDKMDSAQSILPNIVTILGMVPFLLVMGLDMLGLGGTAAFALHVVLSLLNTMYVPYAAVYYVDRVHLMCSINAACHHLTMSDYFTTEIILMAVGVILHIPIWFIVLILLDVKKTGGNVGDALKYFLRNGGSIGEEIMENSDVGEHEDADVKMERQRVFNLMASSVQEPPVVMVQNLRKEYRNRGVGSCNCCTKREEEQPAPKRKVAVRNLSLAVEPGEVFGLLGHNGAGKTTTMKIIIAEEAASRGRVQIGGSNITSQMTEAFRQMGYCPQHDAQWKNITVREHLECYAAIRGVPSSDIGRIVDLYLSGLQIHEHADKQSQECSGGTRRKLSFAMAMVGGPKVVLMDEPSTGMDPRSKRFLWDTILASFQLSVAQGGRGAILTTHSMEEADALCSRVGIMVKGELRCIGSTQHLKNLYGAGYTLEMKLLGGDCTPTTPSGDRISGLKDFVADLFPDATLEESFADRLVFGVPQHAVRSLAECFTQLEKAKIELDIEEYSFSQTTLEQVFLKFSHYDEVNGSE
- the LOC105693976 gene encoding cholesterol transporter ABCA5-like isoform X3 — translated: MYEFFQVSSGFSVFPISGGTLRDKRGNTSLQHIHINQEKRDSLTMGSFGVYMSQLRAMLTRNLLLKKRDKRKTTAEIILPLYTLGILIIVKVLIPNPNYPAMTTPRENGDVLEYFNPMRNHTIAVVPNSTETLNFLHAMNTLWLSMWDTPSKLPLNFMVFDTKDDLQAAYWRDPYSVPLAVIFENPSPISERLEYEIRTNPSYLSTPSPTEMYSSPVTCRKDTNHWMGGVLSIETGGSCPVTNYYYSGFIALQMLLDVTKIRLRSERNDITIPTIKLEMFPKEAYTANWILYFRVVIPLYMVLALSQFITYLLILIVGEKENKIKEGMKIMGLKDSVFWLSWFIIYAVFVLLLSAVAVVLLFTLQMFQHTHFLPIFLLVVLYSFSVIMFGFMITPFFDKSRTAGVLGNFAVTILSLMYFIQVFVDDSSSIAFWVASLISPSGVALAMDKALVLDLQGQGVNFDNLWSGPGIPFGGSLIMMTLDIFLYSLLAYYLDSVVPSEYGVKRTPLFCFTPGFWCRRKVQRVPSSNGESNSFIPGEETNRDVEPVVREMKGREAIRIVDLYKSYQKCRKPEVKAVNGINLTIYEGQITAILGHNGAGKTTLFNILTGLTAPSGGTALIFGYDVRDHNDMQMIRSMTGVCPQHDILFDLLTPREHLEFFAAVRGIPRAMIDVEVNKTLKDIDLTEKADAFAKYLSGGQKRKLSVGIAIIGDPKIIILDEPTAGVDPYSRRQMWSFLQSRRHGKVILLTTHFMDEADILADRKAVISKGKLRCCGSSLFLKNKFGIGYHLTLVLEGNPREHAITRLVSSHVSKAEKARRHGRELSFILPHNSVENFAPLFSAIEQEIKTKSSRLGISSYGVSMTTLEEVFLHLEKDEETECTMDNLSKKMVRNRALSRSLSLQSKSTSYQSLQNEGATIQADGQVKAAGDLPDRVHNDKNPVILGLGLDPIKTRPNFCQILKAMLRLRLLRLFRNIQLLYFTIVAPLALVALALYINSIQTVDIKMQSLQLNPETYGEETRILYTNNTDVNISSLMNYINTRDAVEVNEYDGNFVELLHAAPSMAAFNVNAYNFTNLNLTMMYNDTMQHSLPILVNLISKAMYRLFTNDNDPRPIEVKTHPFQQTSQPQEFNIGTGSSALFIGMIFVLIPIILAVDMVYDREIKAKNQLRVNGLSFSMYFLTYFIVLVGLMAFISLCILGIIFIFNVPSLQEPPALITLAVLLMLYCPSSILFSSCLSYIFDKMDSAQSILPNIVTILGMVPFLLVMGLDMLGLGGTAAFALHVVLSLLNTMYVPYAAVYYVDRVHLMCSINAACHHLTMSDYFTTEIILMAVGVILHIPIWFIVLILLDVKKTGGNVGDALKYFLRNGGSIGEEIMENSDVGEHEDADVKMERQRVFNLMASSVQEPPVVMVQNLRKEYRNRGVGSCNCCTKREEEQPAPKRKVAVRNLSLAVEPGEVFGLLGHNGAGKTTTMKIIIAEEAASRGRVQIGGSNITSQMTEAFRQMGYCPQHDAQWKNITVREHLECYAAIRGVPSSDIGRIVDLYLSGLQIHEHADKQSQECSGGTRRKLSFAMAMVGGPKVVLMDEPSTGMDPRSKRFLWDTILASFQGGRGAILTTHSMEEADALCSRVGIMVKGELRCIGSTQHLKNLYGAGYTLEMKLLGGDCTPTTPSGDRISGLKDFVADLFPDATLEESFADRLVFGVPQHAVRSLAECFTQLEKAKIELDIEEYSFSQTTLEQVFLKFSHYDEVNGSE